GTGAAGGCGAAGGTCCAGGCATTGGCCTCGGTGTAGTCGCCGCCCCACACGCGCGGATCGAACTTGGACGCAGGGGTGCTCCACTGGCCGGCCGGCGTGCGCCCACGGAAGAAGCGCGTAGCGGGATCGAACAGATACACGTAGTCGGTGGCGCGCGCCTGGAAATACTCGGCTTCCTCGCGGTAGCGCTGCGCCTGCTGCGGTTCCTGTTCCCCTTCCGCCAGCGCCTGCGCCATCTGTGCCAGGCCGAAATCGTTGAGCGCGCCCTCCAGCGTCCACGACAGCCCCTCGTGCACGTCGTTGGCCGCGTAGCCGCGGTACATCGAACGGGCCAGGCCCTTGCGGCCGACATTAGACACCGGCGGCACCACCGTGGCATTGCGCAGCGCAGCAGTGTAGGCCTCGTGCGGATCGAACCCGCGCACGCCCTTCAGCCAGGCATCGGCAAAGGCCACGTCGGAACTGGTGCCGACCATCAGGTCCGCATAGCCCGGCGAGGACCAGCGTGCCACCCAGCCACCGTCGCGGTACTGCTGCAGGAAGCCATCGATCATCGCCCCGGCCTGTTCCGGCGCGAACAAGGCATACGCCGGCCAACTGGTGCGGAAGGTGTCCCAGAAGCCGTTGTTGACGTAGACCTTGCCCGGCACGATCGGCGCCGCGGTGCGCTCGGCATCGCCTCCCGTGTTGTCCTTGGACCAGCTGTTCTGGTCGGCATGCCGCCAATCCGGATGCGCCGCGTCGCCGACGTTCTCGTGGGCGATGTTGGGGTACAGGAACAGCCGGTACAGGTTGGAGTACACCGTGACCCGCTGGTCATGGCTGGCGCCTTGCACCTGCACACGGCCCAGCAGCGCGTCCCAGGCATCCTGCGCACGCGACTGCACCGCCTCGAACCCGGCGTCGCCGATCTCCTGCTGCAGATTGCGCTGCGCCTGCTCCACCGAGATCAGCGAGGTCGCGATGCGCATCACCACCGTGCGATCCGCGCCCGGCGCGAACTTCACGTAGCCGGTCGGCCGCCCCGTGGCGATCCTGCCGCTGGCGGTCCACGGACGGTCGAAGCGCGCATACACGAACAGGCGCGTGGCGCCGTTGGACAGGCCGCTGCGCGTGTCGGAGTAGCCACGCAGCGTCTGCGTCGCCGCGTCCAGGGTCAGCCCGCCGCGCGCGTCGACATTGTCGAACAGCAGGTTGGCATCGCCACCCTCGGGAAAGCGGAAGCGGAAGATCGCCGCCCGCTCGCTCGGCGCCAGCTCCGCGCGGATGCCGTTGTCGAAATCCACCCGGTACAGATGCGGGCGCGCCTCCTCGTGGTCGTGGCTGAACGACAACGCGCGCTTGGTGCGATCCGCCTCCGGCACCCCGCGCGTGGACGAGGGCATCACCTGGAAGGTCTGGCGATCGCCCATCCACGGGCTGGGCTCGTGGCTGATCGACAGGGCCTGCAGCCGCGGCCGGTTGTCGTCGCCGTTCTGCTCGTTCCAGCGGTACAGCCAGCTCAGCGTCCCCGCATCGGTCGCCGGCACCCAGAAGTTGAAGCCATGCGGCATTGCCGTGGCCGGGATGTTGTTGCCGCGCGAGAACGTGCCGTTGGACTGCGTCCCGCGCGTGGTCACCACCTCGTCGCTGGGACGCCGCGCCGCCTGCGGCGCGGGTTCACGGCGCACCGCGACATCGTCGATCCAGCCCGACGCCACCTTGCCGGACCCCGGCTGTACCTGCAGCTCGATCGCGCGGATGCGCTTGCCGCGCAACGCCGCAACCTCGCCCAGCCGCACCTGTTTGAGCGCCCACTGCTGCGGATACAGCGTCTTCGACGCCGCCTGCCCCGCCGCACTGACCAACGCACCATGCTGATCCTCCACGCCCAGGTCGGATAAGCGGCGCCCATCGTCGAACAGCAGATCCACCGCCACGCCGGTCGACGCCACCGTCTCGCCGTCGACGATCTCCGGCAGCACCATCCACGACAGCACCGTGTCCGGCTCCACCGGCAGATCCACCGCAAACAGTTGTGCGCGCCCGGCCGCATTGGCGCGATAGTGCAGCGCATGCAGCCCGGTGTAACCCATGCCGGCCTTAACCGCGTAGGGCTGTTCGGGGCCGTTGCCGATGGCGACGCTCACGCCTGCTGTGCCGGACTGCGCCGCCGAAGCTGGCGCAGGTTCGCCCCGCTCGAACGAAGACGCAAAATCGGCATCGGCCGCGCGTGCCGCGCCAGTTCCCGCGCACAGCAACGCCGAGGCAACGAGCGACGCCACCCACCCGCAAGACGATTCAGACAGGTGCGCAAAGCGCGGATGGATTGGCATGGCAGGCTTCCCAACTCTCTCGGTCGGTTGTGCCGCGACGCGTGGCGTCACGCACTTCCGGTGGCAACGGCGCACAGCGAAGGCGCGCAACGTGGACCGGATCGACCCGGGGGATTGCCGCTTGAGTCGGCATCCAGCACAGCTTCACGACCGCAGATGCATGCGGACTGGAGAGCAGGCGTCAACAAACTCGTCGCACGCGATCCCTACCCACCGTCTCCCCCAAGGATGCGCATCAACGGCTTTGGATCGATCCAACACGGCTAGATGTAACACGCCTGTTATGGGGTTGCATGCTGCTGCGCAACAGTTCGTCTGCGATGGACACGCGCTCTGGCGCCACTGCGCCACGTTGAATGCGAAGAAGATTGACGCTGAACCGTCCCGCGACGAGGAGCGATGGGAGACGGCAGAGCAATCTGCCTGACCGTCTTCAACCGCTACACTGGCAAGCGCTGGATCGCTCACACACTCAGGGGGTTTCAAATGAAGATGACCACACTCGCACTTTTGGCTGGACTTCTGGCAACGTCGAGCGCACTTGCCGACACAACACGCTGCTCGACGGACTCGTACGGCAACACAACGTGCCGCGGCGACGACGGAAGCGTGACGCGCACCAGCAAAGATTCCTACGGCAATACCACAACCCGTGACGACCAGGGCAACGTGATTCGCTGCTCTTCGGATTCGTACGGCAACAAAACCTGCCGCGGCGACGACGGAAGCGTGACGCGCAGCAGCACAGACTCCTACGGCAATACCACGACCCGTGACGACCGGGGCAACACAGTTCGCTGCTCCACGGACTCCTACGGCAACAAGACCTGCCGCGGCGACGACGGAAGCGTGACGCGCAGCAGCACGGACTCCTACGGCAATACCACGACCCGTAGCGACTAGGGCAATGTGGTTCGCGGCGCGACGGACTTCTTCGGCAGCACGATGCGTCGCGACGACAAGGGCAACGCGTCGCGCTGCAGCACCATCAGCTTTGGCCCTGAAACTTGCCGATAGTCGGGCAAACAGTGCATTCAAGCCGACGCCGCTTCGCGGCGCGGCTTCCCCCCTGCGCCACACTGCTGCGCGGATCGCGATGGCCCCGCGTTAGCTAGCGGGCATCCCTTCAAGCACGAGCGCCGCCTGTTCGAGCCCACCCAGGATCGCATCCACAACGCGTGGCGAAATGTCCTGCGGCAGGTCCGCCCGCACCTCGGCGATAGCGGCCGGCGTGCGCGCCAGGATCTCCTCGATAAGCAGCTCGGCCGTCGACGCATAGCCGACCCGCTGCGCCGTACTGCTGAAGTGTCGGCGCTGGATGCTGTGCATCGCGTAATGCTTGTTCTTGCCGAGCAAGGCCATGGCCAATGTGATGTCGTAGGGCGACCATTGATGGGGGCCGTCGCCCAATACCGGATAGGCCGACATCACGTCATACAGCCGAGTCAACCGGAAGCGGCCACGCGGCAGCAGCTGGAGACTGAAATTCTTGGCATGACCATCGGGCGCGCGCAGCAACCAGAACAGCACCTGCGCCGCCAGCACCGTCTTCATGTCGGCCTCGGCATCGACCGACTGGCGCAGCGTGCCGAACAAGGCCTTGAGCCCTGGACCGCCTTCGTTCTCGTACTTGCGCAGCGGCGAGCAGCCTTCGACCTGGCAGAAGTCTTCCTGCGGCAGGCGCATGAGCCACTGCCCGTTGGGCGCCAGGCGCCGGTCGAAGCGTTCCACCACCAGCACCCGCTGCTGGCCGAAGCGGGCGATGCGCGCATCGGCCACGTTCAAGCCATACGCCTTCAACAGCCGCAGGCACAGCCATTCGTTGTCGACGGAGCTGCTGAAATCCGCCCGCCGCCCGCCCACCAGGCCCATCGGCAGCTTGAAGATGTGGCTGGTCGGCGTGGCGCCGCGCGGCGCGTACCACTGCCCCTCCCACCACAGGAAGGCCGTCTTCTCCTGCGCACCAGCCAAGGAAATGCGGAAGTCCGCATCCGCGTCGCGGTGTGAGGCGAAGGCATGCGGCGAGACGGTTTCGATCAGGTGCCGTTCGATGTCCTCTTCGGACAGCGGGACGCCGTCAATACGTTCGACATCCTGCGGCACCTCGTCCTCGCCCAGGACCTGCACCGCCCCCACGCAGTCGCGCCCGATCGCGCTCAGCAGATCGAACGGATCGGTGGATGGCACCATGAAGCGCTGCGCCACGCGCCGGCGGATCGCATCGCTGTCCGGCAGCAGGTTGTCGAAGTAGTTGAAGACCTTCTCGCCCTTGAGCGGTTGGTTCTGCAGGTTGAACGGAAGCGACAGCGACAGCGGCCGGCCGATGTCGGCGCCAACCCAGTCCGCGTCGTAGTGCAGTTCCATCTCCCCGCGCGCAGGCAGCGTCCAGCGCGCCACGCGCACACCATTGGTCCAGATAGAGAGGCTGCGGCTGTGCGATCGACGCCCCATCTCACCACTCCGCTTGCGCGCTGGCGGCGACGGGATCGCCGCGGGTGCCGATGGTCAGCTCCAACCCCAGTGCCGCGCACCAGGCCAAGAGTTGTTCGACGCTCAACGCGTGGGCGTTCAGTTCCAGATGGGACACCCGCGACTGGCTCAGGCCAAGCCGGCCGGCCAGTGCAGCCTGGGTCAGTCCCTGGGCCTTGCGTGCGGCCTGCAGCGTCGCGCCAAGCTGCGTCGCGGTGACCAGAACGTGGCGTGTCGGCATTGGGGTGGTACCCGTCATTCAGCTAAAAGCAAAATACCTGAAAAACAAATAGAGTTCAAATAGCTGATATTTGGGTAAGCCAGCCCGATGTGTGCGCGACCCTCCTGCGCTGACGCCCAATGCCGAAGGTCGAGCACATGCATCACGATAGGGATGCGGCGCAGTGGGCGCGGAGGCGGGCTGAGCTGGCGAACGCGCCAGGCGCGGTGGCACGACCCGCCTGCCAATGGTGGAATTTGCTGGAAGCCTATAGGCGATGTCCTCGGCCTACCGCATCGGCAACGAAGCCTGGGCGCCTCGCCCTCCTTGGCACAATCACCGCACTTTCTGCGGTGATTGTGGCGGCCAATCGCCGCACAACGTCCGCATTGCCCACCCGGGCGGCCGATGCCCCACACCAAGCGGCTACGGTGCAACCTCGCACCTGCGTCGCTTCTTCGCTGCAGGCGGCAACACCGCCGCGGCCGTGATCAGCAGGGCGCCATTGGCCATATTGATCCGCACCTTGCCACCCATCGCGAAGCAGATGCCTTCCAGCCATAGGCCATACAAGCCCAGGTTTGGCACCTTGCCGCCCGCCCCGCATGCTTTCTGTGCAGATTAAGTCACCCCGCCCCCCGATGCCTGGAAAGGGCGGCCCAAGTCGTAATTTCCCATAACGGGAACACTTGACCCCCACCATGGCTGCAGATAATATGTTCCCAAATTGAGAACATTTCATATGAAGCTTATTGGCCGCGACAAGCTGAAACGGGAGACCAAAGATGTCGATCGCTGGCTCCGCGGCTGGTGCTCGGAGGTAGCTCACGCGCACTGGCGGCGGCCAGAAGACCTCACCGAACAGTTTCCGAACGCGCGAATGAGGCCCGGCGGCGACTTCCTCTTCCCGATCGGAACAAGCGGTTATTGGCTGCGGCTCCAAGTCGCTTTCGCACAGGGCGTAGCCCTGATCCTCGAGATGAATAACAGCGACAATCTCTATGACTGCTAAGGTTATCCGCACCGAAGAGCAGTACCTCACCTACCTAAGGGAGGTACAGGAGCTCATGGCGCGCCAGCCCACAGCTGGTTCCACGGATGGCGACCGG
This genomic stretch from Xanthomonas sacchari harbors:
- a CDS encoding type II toxin-antitoxin system HipA family toxin; amino-acid sequence: MGRRSHSRSLSIWTNGVRVARWTLPARGEMELHYDADWVGADIGRPLSLSLPFNLQNQPLKGEKVFNYFDNLLPDSDAIRRRVAQRFMVPSTDPFDLLSAIGRDCVGAVQVLGEDEVPQDVERIDGVPLSEEDIERHLIETVSPHAFASHRDADADFRISLAGAQEKTAFLWWEGQWYAPRGATPTSHIFKLPMGLVGGRRADFSSSVDNEWLCLRLLKAYGLNVADARIARFGQQRVLVVERFDRRLAPNGQWLMRLPQEDFCQVEGCSPLRKYENEGGPGLKALFGTLRQSVDAEADMKTVLAAQVLFWLLRAPDGHAKNFSLQLLPRGRFRLTRLYDVMSAYPVLGDGPHQWSPYDITLAMALLGKNKHYAMHSIQRRHFSSTAQRVGYASTAELLIEEILARTPAAIAEVRADLPQDISPRVVDAILGGLEQAALVLEGMPAS
- a CDS encoding type II toxin-antitoxin system HigB family toxin; amino-acid sequence: MKLIGRDKLKRETKDVDRWLRGWCSEVAHAHWRRPEDLTEQFPNARMRPGGDFLFPIGTSGYWLRLQVAFAQGVALILEMNNSDNLYDC
- a CDS encoding helix-turn-helix domain-containing protein, producing the protein MPTRHVLVTATQLGATLQAARKAQGLTQAALAGRLGLSQSRVSHLELNAHALSVEQLLAWCAALGLELTIGTRGDPVAASAQAEW
- a CDS encoding GH92 family glycosyl hydrolase, whose translation is MPIHPRFAHLSESSCGWVASLVASALLCAGTGAARAADADFASSFERGEPAPASAAQSGTAGVSVAIGNGPEQPYAVKAGMGYTGLHALHYRANAAGRAQLFAVDLPVEPDTVLSWMVLPEIVDGETVASTGVAVDLLFDDGRRLSDLGVEDQHGALVSAAGQAASKTLYPQQWALKQVRLGEVAALRGKRIRAIELQVQPGSGKVASGWIDDVAVRREPAPQAARRPSDEVVTTRGTQSNGTFSRGNNIPATAMPHGFNFWVPATDAGTLSWLYRWNEQNGDDNRPRLQALSISHEPSPWMGDRQTFQVMPSSTRGVPEADRTKRALSFSHDHEEARPHLYRVDFDNGIRAELAPSERAAIFRFRFPEGGDANLLFDNVDARGGLTLDAATQTLRGYSDTRSGLSNGATRLFVYARFDRPWTASGRIATGRPTGYVKFAPGADRTVVMRIATSLISVEQAQRNLQQEIGDAGFEAVQSRAQDAWDALLGRVQVQGASHDQRVTVYSNLYRLFLYPNIAHENVGDAAHPDWRHADQNSWSKDNTGGDAERTAAPIVPGKVYVNNGFWDTFRTSWPAYALFAPEQAGAMIDGFLQQYRDGGWVARWSSPGYADLMVGTSSDVAFADAWLKGVRGFDPHEAYTAALRNATVVPPVSNVGRKGLARSMYRGYAANDVHEGLSWTLEGALNDFGLAQMAQALAEGEQEPQQAQRYREEAEYFQARATDYVYLFDPATRFFRGRTPAGQWSTPASKFDPRVWGGDYTEANAWTFAFTTPHDATGLATLLGGEDAMAARLDELFAKAETADKRFAGSYRGVIHEMTEARDVRMGMYAHSNQPSHHLPWMYVPAGQPWKTQRLTREVLRRLYLGSEIGQGYPGDEDNGEMSAWYLFAMLGLYPLRMGAPEYVIGSPAFPRAEVDLGNGRKLVVIARNNSARNVYVQSLTLNGKPWKKAWLRHQDIADGATLEFVMGATPSRWGSGADALPPSLTPPGSAPRGLEDVASQAVAVSLQGQPKATVLIDDDATTALSLPAGRSVDLRFDTPMHATYYTLTSGDAAVSGLAWTLEGRNGDGAWTTLDQRRTQAFTWPRQLRPFRIATPGAYSAYRLRLDAGEGAALGEIELLQPVTRQAMP